In Micromonospora sp. WMMD980, the following are encoded in one genomic region:
- a CDS encoding ABC transporter ATP-binding protein: protein MTDQHPALSLRGLAKRFDTKVAVAGVDLAVPTGSFYGLLGPNGAGKTTTLSMAVGLLRPDAGEARVLGYDVWADPVRAKRLLGVMPDGVRLFDRLSGAELLAYHGLLRGMDPAVVDQRAAELLDVLALSDAGRTLVVDYSAGMKKKIGLACALLHGPRLLVLDEPFEAVDPVSAALIRDILHRYVTGGGTVVFSSHVMEVVERLCSHVAILADGTIKRVGTLTEVRGDRSLEDVFVEVVGGRTATGEELSWLSR from the coding sequence ATGACCGATCAGCACCCGGCCCTGTCCCTGCGTGGCCTGGCCAAGCGCTTCGACACCAAGGTCGCGGTGGCGGGCGTCGACCTGGCCGTGCCGACCGGCTCGTTCTACGGCCTGCTCGGCCCGAACGGGGCCGGCAAGACCACGACCCTCTCCATGGCCGTCGGCCTGTTGCGGCCCGACGCCGGTGAGGCCCGGGTCCTCGGGTACGACGTCTGGGCCGATCCGGTACGCGCGAAGCGCCTGCTCGGCGTGATGCCGGACGGCGTACGGCTCTTCGACCGGCTGAGCGGGGCGGAGCTGCTGGCGTACCACGGTCTGTTGCGCGGCATGGACCCGGCGGTGGTCGACCAGCGGGCGGCGGAACTGCTCGACGTGCTGGCGCTCAGCGACGCGGGCCGCACCCTGGTGGTCGACTACTCGGCTGGCATGAAGAAGAAGATCGGCCTGGCCTGCGCGCTGCTGCACGGCCCGCGCCTGTTGGTGCTCGACGAGCCGTTCGAGGCGGTCGACCCGGTTTCGGCGGCGCTGATCCGGGACATCCTGCACCGCTACGTGACCGGCGGCGGCACGGTGGTCTTCTCCAGCCACGTGATGGAGGTGGTCGAGCGGCTCTGCTCGCACGTGGCGATCCTGGCCGATGGCACGATCAAGCGGGTGGGCACGCTGACCGAGGTGCGCGGCGACCGTTCGCTGGAAGACGTGTTCGTCGAGGTCGTCGGCGGCCGGACCGCGACCGGCGAGGAGCTGTCGTGGCTGTCCCGGTGA
- a CDS encoding SigE family RNA polymerase sigma factor, producing MDPDSGFEEFYRSSRQRVVTVLYALGGDLSEAQDAAQEAYVRAWQRWSRVGTYDDPEAWVRTVGYRLLVNRWRKVRNSVVAYRRHGPPPAVGPPSENTVALISALRRLPAEQRQVIVLYHLADLSVAEIAAQLGTPSGTVKARLARGRRALAALLDVTLPEEVRHA from the coding sequence ATGGATCCGGACAGTGGGTTCGAGGAGTTCTACCGGAGCAGCAGGCAACGGGTGGTCACCGTGCTCTACGCGTTGGGCGGTGACCTGAGCGAGGCCCAGGACGCGGCCCAGGAGGCGTACGTGCGGGCCTGGCAGCGCTGGTCACGGGTCGGCACGTACGACGACCCGGAGGCGTGGGTCCGTACCGTCGGGTATCGGCTCCTGGTCAATCGTTGGCGGAAGGTGCGCAACAGCGTCGTCGCGTACCGGCGGCACGGGCCACCACCTGCCGTCGGTCCACCCTCGGAGAACACCGTCGCGCTGATCAGCGCGCTGCGACGGCTGCCGGCCGAGCAACGGCAGGTCATCGTCCTGTACCACCTGGCCGACCTGTCGGTCGCCGAGATCGCCGCGCAGCTCGGCACGCCCAGCGGCACCGTCAAGGCGCGCCTCGCCCGGGGCCGCCGGGCTCTCGCCGCACTCCTCGACGTGACGCTCCCGGAGGAGGTCCGCCATGCCTGA
- a CDS encoding cation acetate symporter, giving the protein MGNGYVVPAIVAVTLVTVGIGFYGLRLARTTSDFLVASRAVSPTWNAAAIGGEYLSAASFLGVAGLILKYGVDVLWYPVGFAAGYLALLLFVAAPLRRSGAFTLPDFCEVRLGSRRLRTLATAFVIFIGWLYLVPQLQGAGLTLATLTGSPYPVGALLVAVVVTANVALGGMRAITFVQAFQYWLKLTALAVPAIFLALQWQADARPAVTPPDGPAFRTATTVVVEHRATLTLPDGDVREVRPGDRLDFAAGDPVPEVSGAAIAATDWLLPDTAGDDDRSLFATYSLILATFLGTMGLPHVLVRFYTNPDGAAARRTTLVVLALVGVFYLLPTIYGVLGRIYTPQLLVTGQTDAVVVLLPGAALGDGTTGRLLAALVAAGAFAAFLSTSSGLLTSVAGVISTDVLGRGSVRGFRLATVIAGAVPALLALNVSGLDVSQVVGLAFAVAASSFCPLLVLGIWWRGLTDLGAAAGVVVGGGAAIGAVLLTVLGPPLTGWPATLTTQPAAWTVPLAFTVMVVVSMASRRRLPRDVGTTMLRLHTPESLRL; this is encoded by the coding sequence ATGGGCAACGGCTACGTGGTCCCGGCGATCGTCGCGGTCACCCTGGTCACCGTCGGCATCGGCTTCTACGGGCTGCGGCTGGCCCGCACCACCTCCGACTTCCTGGTCGCGTCCCGGGCGGTCAGCCCGACCTGGAACGCGGCCGCGATCGGCGGGGAATACCTGTCCGCGGCGAGCTTCCTCGGCGTGGCCGGGCTGATCCTCAAGTACGGCGTGGACGTGCTCTGGTATCCGGTCGGCTTCGCCGCCGGCTACCTCGCGCTGCTGCTGTTCGTGGCCGCACCGCTGCGCCGCTCCGGCGCGTTCACCCTGCCCGACTTCTGCGAGGTGCGGCTCGGCTCGCGCCGGCTGCGCACGCTCGCCACCGCCTTCGTGATCTTCATCGGCTGGCTCTACCTGGTGCCGCAGTTGCAGGGCGCCGGGCTGACCCTGGCCACGCTGACCGGCTCGCCCTACCCGGTCGGGGCACTGCTGGTGGCCGTGGTGGTGACCGCGAACGTGGCGCTGGGCGGCATGCGGGCGATCACGTTCGTGCAGGCGTTCCAATACTGGCTCAAACTCACCGCGCTCGCCGTACCCGCGATCTTCCTGGCGTTGCAGTGGCAGGCCGATGCCCGCCCGGCGGTGACACCGCCCGACGGACCGGCGTTCCGGACCGCGACCACCGTGGTGGTCGAGCACCGCGCGACGCTCACCCTGCCCGACGGCGACGTGCGGGAGGTACGCCCCGGCGACCGCCTCGACTTCGCCGCCGGCGACCCGGTGCCGGAGGTGTCCGGCGCGGCGATCGCCGCCACCGACTGGCTGCTGCCGGACACCGCGGGCGACGACGACCGCAGCCTGTTCGCGACCTACTCGCTGATCCTGGCCACGTTCCTGGGCACCATGGGGCTGCCGCACGTGCTGGTGCGCTTCTACACCAACCCCGACGGCGCCGCCGCCCGGCGCACCACACTTGTCGTGCTGGCCCTGGTCGGCGTCTTCTACCTGCTGCCCACGATCTACGGTGTGCTGGGCCGGATCTACACCCCGCAACTGCTGGTCACCGGTCAGACCGACGCGGTGGTGGTGCTGCTGCCCGGCGCGGCCCTGGGGGACGGCACGACCGGCCGGCTGCTCGCCGCGCTGGTCGCCGCCGGGGCGTTCGCGGCGTTCCTGTCCACCTCGTCCGGCTTGCTCACCAGCGTGGCCGGGGTGATCTCGACGGACGTGCTGGGCCGCGGCTCGGTGCGCGGGTTCCGGCTCGCCACGGTGATCGCCGGCGCGGTGCCGGCGCTGCTCGCGCTGAACGTCTCCGGGCTGGACGTCTCGCAGGTGGTGGGGCTGGCGTTCGCGGTCGCCGCGTCGAGCTTCTGCCCGCTTCTCGTGCTCGGCATCTGGTGGCGCGGCCTGACCGACCTCGGCGCCGCCGCCGGGGTGGTGGTCGGCGGCGGCGCGGCGATCGGTGCGGTGTTGCTCACGGTGCTGGGGCCACCGCTGACCGGTTGGCCGGCGACGCTCACCACCCAGCCGGCGGCGTGGACGGTGCCGCTGGCGTTCACCGTGATGGTGGTGGTCTCGATGGCCAGCCGGCGGCGCCTGCCACGCGACGTCGGCACCACGATGCTCCGCCTGCACACCCCGGAGTCGCTCCGCCTGTAA
- a CDS encoding DUF5701 family protein, translating into MSDDQFDAAAEFDRQLDRLVTLGYPALAGLPEAAFRARLAPLRDAAVTGAAALAAPTDRRVPFLLVTTRELVPVGERIALTTLAGKRKPGVLDRNFPADDLPTFHPIKELEVPAGPAYLLFDVDRGEEYRNQPPSAALEDMTARDRLPITIDEGLAFVTLHPPALASNRCFSLVGSRCGDRRVPALWISQGAPKLGWCWFGNPHTWLGSATAHPVRVGLG; encoded by the coding sequence ATGTCCGACGACCAGTTCGACGCCGCCGCCGAATTCGACCGCCAACTCGACCGCCTGGTTACCCTCGGCTACCCCGCGCTCGCCGGGTTGCCCGAGGCGGCGTTCCGCGCCCGCCTCGCCCCGCTGCGCGACGCGGCCGTCACCGGGGCCGCCGCTTTGGCCGCGCCCACCGACCGGCGGGTGCCGTTCCTGCTGGTGACCACGCGGGAGCTGGTGCCGGTCGGAGAGCGGATCGCGCTCACCACGCTCGCCGGCAAGCGCAAGCCCGGCGTCCTCGACCGCAACTTCCCCGCCGACGACCTGCCCACGTTCCACCCGATCAAGGAGCTGGAGGTGCCCGCCGGGCCGGCGTACCTGCTGTTCGACGTGGACCGCGGCGAGGAGTACCGCAACCAGCCCCCGTCGGCCGCGCTGGAGGACATGACCGCGCGGGACCGGCTGCCGATCACCATCGACGAGGGCCTGGCCTTCGTCACGCTGCACCCGCCAGCGCTGGCCAGCAACAGGTGCTTCTCGCTCGTGGGCTCCCGCTGCGGCGACCGTCGGGTGCCGGCGCTCTGGATCAGCCAGGGCGCGCCGAAGCTCGGCTGGTGCTGGTTCGGCAATCCGCACACCTGGCTCGGCTCGGCCACCGCCCACCCGGTCCGGGTCGGCCTCGGCTGA
- a CDS encoding LytTR family DNA-binding domain-containing protein: MTLPGTGFLRVLAVDDEPPALDELAYHLRADPRVARLHTAGDATEALRVLRDDDVDVVFLDIRMPGLDGMELARVLRRFARPPAIVFVTAYDDGAVDAFDLGATDYVRKPVRAERLAESLRRVTGSRVVPSHPAALSRAEEDPTIPIELAGTTRMLPRSAVRWVEAQGDYARLHTAEGSHLVRVSLATLAERWADAGFVRVHRSYLVQLRLIAELRLVNSGYVVVIDGTELPVSRRHTRELKDKLVRAAKQDWSR, encoded by the coding sequence ATGACGCTTCCCGGCACCGGTTTCCTCCGGGTGCTGGCGGTGGACGACGAGCCACCGGCCCTCGACGAGCTGGCCTACCACCTGCGCGCCGATCCCCGGGTGGCCCGGCTGCACACGGCCGGCGACGCGACCGAGGCGCTGCGGGTGCTGCGCGACGACGACGTGGACGTGGTGTTCCTCGACATCCGGATGCCCGGCCTGGACGGCATGGAACTGGCCCGGGTGCTGCGCCGGTTCGCCCGGCCGCCGGCGATCGTGTTCGTCACCGCCTACGACGACGGCGCGGTGGACGCGTTCGACCTGGGCGCCACCGACTACGTGCGCAAGCCGGTGCGCGCCGAGCGGCTGGCCGAGTCGCTGCGCCGGGTGACGGGTTCGCGGGTGGTGCCCTCGCATCCGGCGGCGCTGTCCCGGGCGGAGGAGGATCCGACCATCCCGATCGAGCTGGCCGGCACCACCCGGATGCTGCCCCGCTCGGCGGTGCGCTGGGTGGAGGCGCAGGGCGACTACGCCCGGCTGCACACCGCGGAGGGGTCGCATCTGGTCCGGGTCTCGCTGGCCACGCTCGCCGAGCGGTGGGCCGACGCCGGTTTCGTCCGGGTGCACCGCTCCTACCTGGTGCAGTTGCGGCTCATCGCCGAGTTGCGGCTGGTCAACTCCGGCTACGTGGTGGTGATCGACGGAACGGAGCTGCCGGTGAGTCGTCGGCACACCCGGGAGTTGAAGGACAAGCTGGTGCGCGCGGCCAAGCAGGACTGGAGTCGCTGA